The sequence below is a genomic window from Macadamia integrifolia cultivar HAES 741 chromosome 1, SCU_Mint_v3, whole genome shotgun sequence.
GATCACAGAGTCGTAAAACTCTTTGGACGCTTcccatttctttctttattattgtTTCAATTCTCATCCCTTATAAAAACCACTCTCATTCGCTTCTTGGCGCACAAGACTACAagagttgagaagaagaagagaaagagaaagagaaagaaggaaggagagagagagagaggaaaggatCACCAGAAGACTCTCTTTCCCCTCTCGTTTTCCTCTCTCTTAGCTATAGTTTTCCAAACAGGGACAAAAGCGtatggattggattggatcggatcggatcggatcggatcggatcggattgaaatcccctttctttttcaattatttCGTTCTATCGCCGCCATGATTTCATTGAAGATAAGCAGTTTcttattaatattaattaaacccaattctaaaattttaagtttaaaGAATCCCATTTCATACCTACtaggagagaggaaagaagaaaataatttattCTTCATTTTGGTATACGGTGGTCGTCCCTCTGGTCGTTCTACTGCTCTATTGACATTTGCAAAGGAAGAAAATTTGTTTTACTAGGCTTAtgtttttggattttcaaaataaaacatGTCAGAGGAGAGGAACGTTCAGGCAGTGATGGGGGCGGATCCACTGGACTCATGGTAGTGGGGAAGGTGGAGGTTACCTGTGTTCCAAGGAGAAAAAGATGGGTGCGttagaaataaatgaaaattgtAGTTTTGGATTCTCTTTGgcttgatttctatttgtatttattaattatattttagaaattatttatgacaataaattatagatcacaaatagtattcatttgattactatttataaaatagattatataataagaaaataggttttagttttcaccttcagctttgagcttcgaaaacatattgaagttacttatttaccattgattttgagtcaTTTAGCACACGTGTTCATTTAAGGTAGCAAATATTAACATAAATGATCagttgccacaaatcacaaatagcttaagagtaatttatgatttatgatttatttcaatttattataaatataaatgggtgctataaattataccaaacacatgtaaaactagaaataagtcaaataaatacaaatagaaatcaaacctaAGAGAGTTGACATGGGAAAATGAGCAATAATTTGGATATTTTAAAATATCAGGGAAGAAAGAGACGTAGAAGTTTactttttttgaagaattagaagaaaaaaaattcaagttggGAAGTTTGAGTAAACGTGGGGTAAATATAGGGGAGcgacaaaaaaaatttcccttattttattttggaggaaTTGTAAGAGGGATTTGTTTTCAAATCTTGATGACTATAAATCGAAGACCTTGCAAGTTGAGCTAgctttaatttttaatatagACACTCAAGATCAAACAACATATTAAAGAATAGGGTTAATATTATGCTTATCAAAAGAAGACATAGTCAAGTAGAAttttattcaataaaaaaaaaaaaaaaaaaaaaaaaaacgaaaaacgaATTTTGCAAGTCTTCGTTTTCATAGGAATGACTTGatcaaaaaatattatattataaacgaagtaaagaaaaggaaaaactgaTATAATCATACGTACTGAGAAAGTTGGATGGGTCCACGCCCGTAGTACCTTTTACCGGCAGCACACGGCCACTGAGCATTATTAGGCCATTCGTATGGACCAACACGATCGCCTTGCTCCTCGATAAAGCGATATCCCCAAGTGTATCGGCCATCAGGTCCTTCGGACCATCCCCCTACACAATGGAAAAACAAAGGATGACACTTAGCCTTTGTtcattttttgggtaagaatgCTTAGCCAATGCAAGTGTGAGCCACGAATAGTTTCCCATAAGGGGATGGGAGTTATCCTCCAAGATCTCACCGCTAAAGGGGTATTCAGACTACGAATCAGAGCAATTAATGCACCATTGACCTGTGATCTAATGTCTCACGGACAGTGAAATCCCATCGCCTAAGTATCTGGACCACAGTAGGATCTCATGTGGGAAAATCACCACGTGGGGAGAGGATCCAAACTCAATGCGAGTCTATATTCATAAAATTGACTTCAACAAACCTGTAGTTTCATGGGAAGTTTGAGCTAAAAAAGCAGCGATCTCCTTCTTACATATGTGATCATCGCCGGTCATTCCAAAGCGGGGGAAAGACTTAGCGGCAGCAATGAAAGCATCGTAGGTGTAGAACTCATTTCGATGTTTAAGGATTTCATTAAAAAGGGTTTGGTTGATAAGAGAGCCAATACCAGCACCACCGCTGCTTCCCATCGTTTTTGTGTCAGTGTTTCTGGGATGGAATGGATGgggcaatggcaatggcaagGGGTTTATATATAGGGCCAAAGAGTTGATTAGGCAGCTTTGCTCTTATGAGGTATGTATTTATTACTTTAATGTTTCTTTGGGTTACTTTATTAATATCCTTTGGTTAAGATCAAGGAATGGGATCCATAGTATCAAATAGGGTTGACATTTTATGAAGACAGGCACAGACTCGggctggctttttttttttttttgtaagtgaTGTGTATGTATTAAGAAGTAACGAAAATTACAAAGTAAGGCAGCCTTAATCTTCTTCTATGGACAgatcaaaagaaaggaaaacaggCCCCTTAAAACCAAGTAGGACAGGCCCTGCATTACAATGTGGAATCAAAACCAAAGATTACAATCTTTAGTAGACTTTAAATTTAGAATCATCTTTTAATAAATTAGTCAACTCATCTGGAAAATCTTGAGCCTGAATAATAGTAGACTCAGGCTAGCTTTACTTGATTGGATAGGGAAAACAAGTGGAGAGCAGGCATGCAGAATATTACTTATTAACTAGTAAAGATTATTAAGTTGATTAGGTAATATATATTGTCATAGTCAAGAATACGTTCTTATCAATTTGAATTGGGCTAGAGAAGAAAAACATTGATCTTTCTTGTCCAAGTTTAGAGAGCTCGCTATAATCAGCAATTAGGAACATACAATTTTATGGTTGTAAGGAAACTTTGTATATGATGCATATCAAGGCTAGAGTAGGACAAGAAATTATTGAAGTAATTGGAATTAAGGgctcgtttgattttgttttcagaaacggtttttccgcttttctgtgctcagaaattaaaaaaaaaaaaaaaaccccaaaaaccatttgatttttttgtttcgtttcacttgtttttggaaacataaatagaaattaatacatatttctgtgtctggaaacaagaatggagaaacaagttagacttatTTTTCCGTCTCTAGAAACAAGTGAGAGggataaaaattatgaaaagcCCGATACTTCACTTGACCTATCCAAActccaacccattgttgaaacttctcactATCCAGATACAGCGATTCCAACttggttgtgcgaagctcacagtttcggattgccttcatccttctgaagctcatctccatgaaacatacctgcaactccaacgtcatgccttcactcattAGTTGCATACCTACAACGTTGTCCCTTCACTCACGTCTTGAACtcgactacactgttgaaaacgtttcgggaaacaaaaaaaaatcaaacacctttttgcaattcAAAAAATCGAAAAAAATCGTTTCTACTACAGAAACaggaaaaacaaatcaaacaggccctaagtaTGAGGTTGTTGATGGATCAGGCCAATTGAGCTCTCTAGCTAAACTAAGGGTGAAACAGAGCTAGGTTAGATTAGTATTTTGAAACCTTAGCCCAACCATGCCCTAAGGTCGGGCTTAGATATCTAGCTCAGGCCAACCCTGTCAAGCTCATCCTAGCCCAGCCTAGTCTAGTCTAACTCTGATTGACCCTAGTTttgccctatttttttttttttttaaccatcctcatatgtatttaaaaaaaaaaaaatacataaataaacatcatcatcatcatcaatcattCTTGAAAATAATGATTCGACCCCCTAGTTCaatctttatattttttgtctAAGATGGTGCCATAACTGTGTCATGAAAAACAGATAGTGAGACATGGTGGCCCAAGTAAATTACTCCACCATTCTATTTAAATATTGGCAAGGTCTAGGTTTGACACAAGTCAAAACCCCCTGGTCCAATCTTTATATTCTGTGTGTCTAACATAGTGGCATAGTTATATCATGGAAAAAGTGAGACATAGTGGCCCAATTAAATTATTCGCTCGTTCCATTTAAATATTGGCAAGGTCTAGTTCTGACACTTGTTAAATTCCCCTGTTTCAATCTTTATATTTGTGTCTGACATAGTGCCACAGttgtattaagaaaaaatataatgacttggggtgtcaatgggccgggttgtgtgggttttttaaaacctagcccaatcctaaggtctcttaactcaatccTAGCCCAGTCTAGTTATAGGTCAGCCTGAGATATCTTAGCCCaggcccaatccaacccaaccttaaTGGACTCTAATAGAGTTGGGCTTAGCTTaaccagaccagaccagaccagCCCAGCCTAGTACTAttttggttactttttttttttttggggtgtgagTACTTTTCGTTATACTTGGTTGTTCGATCTTGATACTTTGCAAAGGTCAAAGACCAAACTGATAAGAAATGGAAAGAAGTGAGGTGAGTTTCTAAGATACTAGTATTACATATTAGTATCCTATtcggttttaatttggtttggtttcagttcgaCTGATGGTCCTAAGCTAGAACCGAACCCAAATCCAACTGAATTTAAAACATGTATTCCAAAACTGCATTTGCATTAATGTGACACTTTGATGCTGCAGACTAAAACAATCATGTTCATCAACTAAGAGTGAAACCAAAAGAAATCCCAACTGACATCATTGTGCTGATGCATTAATATGCATAATTGATTGCTTCACTAGGACACTCCTTCTAAAGTAAAGAGCTCATGAAGAATAAAGTTCTTCTATTTGAAGTAATAATTAGACAATTATTTAGATTCTATATTCTCATATGGCATTAAAATAGTTAAAACTTTGAATGATTAAGCATTTAGGTTCTAGCAAACCCACTTCATAGCCATTCAggataaaaaatctcatctttcgTTGGCTTATCTGGAGAATCTTCAACCTGACTACTTGAATAAAGTTGAAAAGTATGCTTTCAAACTTACTTAATTATTAAGGTTCTTTTAAGGAATAGCTCTAGAAGTTCATAGATGAATTTGCTCAAGGAAGAATAGAAGTCCTAGGCTATAAAAAGCCTTGAACCTGAACTATGCCTTGGTGTAGTTCAAGACTTAGTTTGATACTTCTCAACTGGTTTTCTTTGGAAATAGATGGCACATCAGAGAACTGATTATCTCCTGAAAGTGGGGAGAGAAGGGTTTGCTATGATTGATGAATATTATGGCCCCAAGCAAAGACCTTCTCAATCCAGTGATCAAGGTGTCATGATTCTCCAACCTTCCCCAAGGATGGAGGCAATGGATTCTATTATGGCTGCCAAGATGTATGGAGGGATGATATATGTGAACCCTCGTCCAagggctccaccaccttcaaGTTCTGTTAGAGCTTCCTCATATTGGAATTGAGCTTCTATTTAATCAACCATGATATATAGCTATATATCTGTGAGGATAAGAGTGGACTTTGTACTAGTAGTAATATCCAAGTTTGGGTTTTGTATAGACTTTGAGCAaccctctcttttctgttgtCTAAGCTTTTACAAGCCATGTTAGGCTTTTGTCTATGCAAACTTAATGATAATGATATAGTACTGTGAgttttatatgatttttattcTCTCTAGTTGCTCTACTTTGCAGATGAGGAAAATATTAAACCAAAAATTATAAACTAGTAAGGGCTATTAAATTGATTAATTAATATATAGTCATTGTCAAGAATAGGTTCTTATTGATTTAAATAGGGTTAGAGCAGAAAAACATTGATATTTCTTGTCCAATTTTAGGTAGATTGCAATAATCAGCAGTTTGGAACATACAGACTTCATGGTTCTAAGGAAACTTTATATTGATGCATATAAGGGCTGGAGTATGACAAGAAACTATCGAGGTCATCGAAACTCATGAGTGAGTCTAAGGTTGTTCATGGACCTGGCCAATTGAGCTGTCCAACTAGGGGTGAATCAGGGTCGGATTGAGCCCCTTTTTTTAAACCCCAGCCCATCTGGCTCTAATTAAGGTCTGGCTAAGATATCTAGCTTAGGCCCAACCCTCTCAAGCCCCGTCCAGTCCATccctgattgaccctaattttttccaaggttgggttggccCTGCTTTCCAGCCATTTGTGTTCTTACATatacgaaaaataaaaaataaaaaaaaaatcattaacatTAATCATTCTTAAAAATAATCTTAAATCTTAAATCCTTAAACATAATTTTTACTAAAAGATCAATTATATTAAGAAAAGAATTGCAAAAGGAGAAAATATAATACAACCTGGGAAATCCCAGAAACTCCAACACAACTTTGGAGAGCATCcctacctttggcattgccatcaacaggagaGCACTCTCTAACAAGAGAAGtacaaaatcaaagaaaaaaaaaactacctaGAGAACTGATATCTATGTCTACACTGAAATTCCATCCTGAGCTCCTCCAACATATGAAAAGGTCATTCGACCACGAAGGAGGAAACTTCCCTTCATGGTCAAACCAATCCACAATTGAATTTGCTTGTCTTAAACAATAAGATATTTTCCACTTGATCAAACCTAAGAATGGTTAAAGAAATATTCAAATTCTGCAACACAAATCAAGAAGTTGTTTGGCCATTAACAGCCATGACTACAGCTATcaaatcacattcaatccataatTTTGGATGCCATGCCCTCTCGCCGCCATTATCCTTGAAATTAGAGCTTCAATTTCCACTTGAAAATTTGTCTTCTGACCAAGAAAAAACACTGAAAGAGAACACCACTCTTGAATGAAAATCTCGTAAAACACCCAACTCCAAATCTTCCCGGGTTTCCCAAAGAGAATCTGTCTACATTCAGTTAAAACCACCTAAGTGTTGGCGCACACCAAAACACTTCTATAAACTTAGATGCTTTTACAAGGCTGAATTGGAATATGCAATCTCCTGGAGCACAATAGGTCTATCACAAATTCAACCGATCCCTATACTTGTGAGAAATGTTTCAAAGATCTCCTACCTGCTGCTTTCTATtcgtccttgttggcaacctcgTGGCAGTGGTGATGTAGCCAACTATAATGAGGCAGCATCGATGAAATGGCAACATACAATCTCTTTAATGAGATGGAAATGGTGGGTGATTGTGTTTGAGTACTTTGGTCAACCATGGTAAGTGGTGCAGATTTTCTGGCCCAAAACTAACAATTTTGGCTTATTTCCACTCGGGGGAgttttcggcattgaagatgacttTTTTGGATGTCGACTCTTGCATGTAACATTGTAAGCATAAAAATTTTTATCCCGATTCAATgtgggatgaagaagttacaGTTTCGTCAATGTTCaggggcattttgatctttGTACATAGCTAAGAATGTTGATGTGTTGTTCTGTAAGATTGTAAATGTTCGAGTCTTGGTCCATAACTTTTTTAGTCTCGGCTCAACCCGAATCTGTATGAGAAAGTTATGGAGTTTTCCACGAAATCGGTCTAGAATTTTCACGATTTAGTTTGGAAATAGCTCTTAGGTTGCTTAGGATGTTTTAGCATTCTTTTTTTGAACTAGATGATTTTTGTGGTATTACTGAAAGTTTTGGTCACTCATCAAAGGGGATTTTCGGCATTATAATTTGGATCGGAGATGGTCTTAAAGCAACTAGTATATACTTGGAAGATTTCAAATCTAAGGATCTAAAATGGCCACGCTCACAGATTCCCATCCAAGGCCGCGCATTTTCTATGATGCATGCTCCAAAGATGCTCTCGTGAGGTTTCTCATTACTGCTTCAACCTTGCTGCCCCTACGCTACACCAGATCTTGACCCGCTTGTGTGCTAGGTGTGTGTGTGCTCATACGCCAAagttctatcaaaaaaataaaaaaaaagctcaTACGCCAAAGATCCCTTTTATTGAAGTCTTATGGATCGAATGCGACAGGCACTGATCCGAGGGCCCCTGGACTTTCCCTCTTTTGCGCTTGATCTTACGGCGCTCTATTGATAAGATGTTCCTCCAATGAAGCCTCGACAACAAACCTGCAAACAACGTCAGCGCATACAGTCAATGCCAGCCTTGCATCATATACCCGATTTTGATTGTGCTGCCGAGATTAAAGGGCCGTTTAGATCCAATCCAATGGATCTCATCAAGGGAACCGATTTAAAGATTGATCCAACGGCTAAGAGTCGTGCCACGCCCCCACCTGCCACTAGCGTGTCCTACTCCTTTAGAAAAGATTCTGAATACTCCTATCTCATTGACCCAACTTCATTTGGCCAAGCGGAAAAGCTTTTATAACCCTTCTTTGCGGACCCATTTTCATAATAAAAGAACCCTAAAGAAAAGACTCATAAGTGAGttcttattctttattttcCACGCCAACTTACTCTACATTGATTTATTCATATCCCGTAATGGACGGATACAAGAACACCTTACATCTTAGGCTAACAAATTACATCCCATTTCATTGTAATCTTCTTAGCAGTGTTAACATTTCCCGTATAAGAATGCTGAATCATAAACACAATGATTGAGAAATTTCCCTTTGCACTCAACTATTATACCCTTCACTTTATCAATAAGATATCTCCCTCCTTGAAAATCTCCACGCCCAAATATCAAGTTGGAAGGTGACAAATAGAGATCCCAGTGATGCAGTTgaagaattttctcaaaaaatatcAAGAATACTTAAGACAGCAAATTAATCTTTGGTAATCAAGCGATTGAAACAACCTCTCAAATTCTCGGGGTAAGGTTGCATAATTCTTACCCAAACCCCCTAACCTCTCACATATGGGAGTCGTGTGCACCTGGTGCACCCTTTTTTATCAGCTATATATACAAATTCATTTTGGTAATACCTTGTGGGGGAGGGGGTAACTTTGAGGTGCTCTACCTTGGGAGGGTGTTTTAACtttgaactctctctctctctctctctcatcattttGCTGTTTTGGAAGGTCTCGTCAAGGTATCTCCTCACTCTTGCTTTGTTGATCAGAACTATTACAATTTATTGGAACAGGATCCTTTAGTTCTTTGTAAGATAACACTCAAAACCATAGAACTTTATTATATTAAGCCCAACAAAGGACCACACTTACAGAAGGATCAGTGCCTTGATCCTATTTAGGAAAAATATCAAGCTGCAGAATAACCGGCAGCATTAAAAGACCTTTGGTTATAGCAGTCAAGGTTATCACCATAGCCAACTCCTAATATGTCACAATATCTCTTGTAAAATCCTATACGATCATTTACCCTGGCATCATAACCTCTCCCACATTCAAGTCCTCCATTGATGATATTGGTAACAGTTCCATAGCCAGGAAGACGGCCGGCGGCCCTATCGGCATTGCTTGGCGACCATCGGCCGGTGATAACATCATGGCATGATGGTTTTGGAGATTGGGGTGTCGTCCAGAACCACAATGCTGTCTTGAACGAAATGGTTGGGTCAGTTGCAACAAGGTCAGGGTTGTTGATGAGGTCCACCCCTATGGCTTTTCCTGCTTGACCGTAGTTGTAGTTGCTGAAAATTCAATGTCATAGCCATTTCTCATTAATATCAATTGCCTTAATTAGCATATTTGTTATGCAAATAATTAATTAACAACTTACACATACACTAAACCAAAAACACCAACCAGTTAATTAGGGTTATTAAATTGATCAGATACTATAttctaattttaaattttatctaATCAATGTAATAACCCTTACCATTGAGGTCATTGGAACTCATGGTACAAGTCCAAGGTTGTTAATTGACCAGCCCAATTGAGCTGCCTAAAGACTCTAAATTACAGGTGAAATAAGGCTGGGTTGTGCAGGTTTTTTTAAaccccaagcccaacccaaccctgaggTAGGATTGAAATTTCTAGCTCAAGCCCAACCTTGTCAAGCtcagacccaacccaacccaactcggcTCAGCTCACCCCGATTTTTGTCAAATGTCAGGCTCAACctatttttttgccatttttctttatatgtactagaaaaaaaaattaaaatatcataaatattaatcattttaaaaaataacccTAAAATATatcataattaataaaataGTAATTTCAACTACAAATAATGTCTATGCACGATCATGTAAAGAAACTTTTGCCTTAGaattattaaaacaaaatattatatatatatatatatatatattaagaataaaaaacataTCGAAGTCAACTATAGTAATTTGGGCCGAATTTTCTTGAGGCCACAGTGAATGAGAATTTGTCTACGCGTGACATTAGGGTCACGATCTCCAACCTTAAGGAAACTTTTTAGAGGTTTCTCACTGAGTATTACATTATAAACATTTACCAAAACAGAAAATATTAATTATATTATaacaaaatgaaagaaaagatagAGTGATATAATAATACTTACTAAGAAATCTGGATGGGTCCACGCCCGTAATACTTTTTACCGGCAGCACACGGCCACTGAGCACTAGCTACACAATAATCTGGAGGATTGCCTTGTTCCTTGAGATAGCAATATCCCCAAGCGTATGGGCCATCAGGTGCACTGGCCCATCCCCCTACACAAtcgaaaacaaaaaatgatatttAGCCATTTACTTGAAATAACAATTCTTCTTTAcataggatctcatctcaccgttAAAGAGGTATTCAAACCACAAATCAGAATAattaataaatgagaaaattacatgattactcacttttagattttttttacaaaattactcacaaaatgttttggttaataaaaatatctaaaattagatttggatttacaaaaccattcattcaaagtttcaattaacaaaaatacccaaaatcatgtttagatttacaaaaccacccaaaatagtgattcttcatataatcatgtattttttattactaaaattttatgtgggtagttttataaatctaaactcaattttaaatatttttgttaacttaaccTTTAATTGGGTAattttctcaaagaaaacctaatttttggtatttttgttaacttaaactttggATGCCCTGATGgctaattttgtaaaggaaatcatATGTGGGTAatcaattaattttttcttaataaatcaTTAACTCGCGATCCAGCGCATACTCAAAAAATTGAGTTCAACCAACCTGTGGTTTCATGGGAAGTTTGAGCCAAGAAAGCAGCAATCTCCCTCTTTTGGGTGTTAACATCGCCGGTCGTTGCGAACCCGCCGAAAGCCTTTGCGGCAGCAATGAAAGCATCGTAGGTGTAGAACCCTTTAGCAGGACAAGCTCCGTCATTTCGATGTTTAAGGATTTGATTAAAGAGATCCCGGCTGATGAGAGAACCAATatcaccacctccacctccgcCACCACCGCCGCCACCGGAACATTGGCTTTGACAGCCGTTTCCACAATAGTCAGATGTGGAACCACAATAGCCAAACTTGCTACAACAAAGACCACCAGGACATAGTGCACCACCAGCTTGGCTCCCACATTGCTCTGCTAGAGCTACAACCAAGGAACAGAGAGAGAATAGCAGAAAAATAGAAGCTTTTCCCATATTGTGTATGGAATGGGAGAGATGGGGGAATGGGGCAATGGGGGAGGGATATATATGGGCAAAAAAGTTGATTAGATTTAGTCAGCTTTTGCTTTAAAGAGGTTTGGCTTTACCACTTGAATGCTAATTTTGGTCAAGATCAATGAATGTAATCCAAAGTGATCAAGTAGGGTTGGCTAAAGTGATAAGATATTTTATGAACAAAGACTGAGAGACTCAGGCGGCTTCAACTTTATTACCTTGACTGGGTATAGGCAAAGGAAGGTCGAGAGCATCCACGGAGAATATTCTAA
It includes:
- the LOC122075992 gene encoding basic endochitinase-like, with product MGSSGGAGIGSLINQTLFNEILKHRNEFYTYDAFIAAAKSFPRFGMTGDDHICKKEIAAFLAQTSHETTGGWSEGPDGRYTWGYRFIEEQGDRVGPYEWPNNAQWPCAAGKRYYGRGPIQLSHNYNYGQAGRALGVDLLNNPDLVATDPIISFRTASWYWMTPQPPKPSCHDVITGKWTPTNADRAEGRLPGYGVITNIINGGLECGKGNDANVVDRIGFFERYCKILKVSCGDNLDCRNQKSFG
- the LOC122080733 gene encoding endochitinase A2-like encodes the protein MGKASSIFLLFSLSSLVVALAAQCGSQADGALCPGGLCVGDIGSLISRDLFNQILKHRNDGACPAKGFYTYDAFIAAAKSFGGFATTGDVNTRKREIAAFLAQTSHETTGGWASAPDGPYAWGYCQLKEQGNPPDYCVASAKWPCAAGKKYYGRGPIQISYNYNYGQAGKAIGVDLINNPDLVATDPTVSFKTALWFWTTPQSPKPSCHDVITGRWSPSQADRAAGRLPGYGTVTNIINGGLECGRGYDARVNDRIGFYKRYCDILRVGYGDNLDCYKQKSFNRKLTKVPLPILCLLPMFKGTLAEQCGSQAGGALCPGGLCCSKFGYCGSTSDYCGNGCQSQCSGGGGGGGGGGGDIGSLISRDLFNQILKHRNDGACPAKGFYTYDAFIAAAKAFGGFATTGDVNTQKREIAAFLAQTSHETTGGWASAPDGPYAWGYCYLKEQGNPPDYCVASAQWPCAAGKKYYGRGPIQISYNYNYGQAGKAIGVDLINNPDLVATDPTISFKTALWFWTTPQSPKPSCHDVITGRWSPSNADRAAGRLPGYGTVTNIINGGLECGRGYDARVNDRIGFYKRYCDILGVGYGDNLDCYNQRSFNAAGYSAA